Proteins encoded in a region of the Paenibacillus wynnii genome:
- a CDS encoding DEAD/DEAH box helicase, with amino-acid sequence MAMELRQYQQDSRQSIQAEWEKGVQRTLLVLPTGCGKTIVFSKVIEDRVRLGERVLVLAHRGELLDQAADKLSKSTGLGCATEKAEQTSIGSWFRVVVGSVQTLMRDKRLRQFAADHFDTIIIDEAHHCLSDSYQRVLAYFEKANVLGVTATPDRGDMRNLGSYFESLAYEYTLPKAIKEGFLSPIKAMTIPLKLDLSTVGQQAGDFKSSDLGTALDPYLDSIAGEMWRVANDRKIVVFLPLVKTSKKFTSILNAIGFRAAEVNGDSQDRAEILADYDSGKYNVLCNSMLLTEGWDCPSVDCIVVLRPTKVRSLYSQMVGRGTRLFPGKTDLLLLDFLWHTERHELCHPAHLIAENEEVAQAMTKQIEEAGIALDLETVEKQATEDVIAQREEALAKMLHEMKRRKAKLVDPLQFEMSIQAEDLSSYVPSFGWEMSPPSEAQVKTLEKLGILPEAIDNAGKATKLLERLDKRRTEGLTTPKQIRFLENRGFEHVGTWSFDSAKRLIDRIAGNGWHVPDDINPKEYRGE; translated from the coding sequence ATGGCGATGGAGCTCCGGCAATATCAACAAGATTCCCGCCAATCAATTCAGGCGGAGTGGGAGAAGGGCGTCCAACGGACGCTCCTGGTCCTCCCTACAGGCTGCGGAAAAACTATTGTATTTAGTAAGGTAATCGAGGACCGGGTGAGGCTGGGCGAGCGTGTGCTTGTCCTGGCGCACCGTGGGGAGCTTCTGGATCAGGCGGCCGATAAGCTGTCTAAGTCCACCGGATTGGGATGCGCTACGGAAAAGGCAGAGCAGACCTCCATCGGGAGTTGGTTCCGGGTTGTGGTTGGTTCCGTACAGACCCTTATGCGGGATAAAAGGCTGCGGCAGTTCGCAGCGGACCACTTTGACACCATTATCATTGACGAGGCGCACCATTGTTTGTCAGATAGCTACCAGCGTGTACTGGCCTATTTTGAGAAAGCGAATGTGCTGGGCGTAACAGCCACGCCGGACCGTGGCGATATGCGTAACCTGGGATCATATTTCGAGTCCCTGGCCTACGAATACACGCTACCAAAGGCAATCAAGGAAGGGTTCCTAAGTCCGATTAAGGCAATGACCATTCCGTTGAAGCTGGATTTATCCACAGTGGGTCAACAGGCTGGGGATTTCAAGAGCAGTGATCTGGGGACGGCGCTGGACCCGTATCTGGATTCAATTGCTGGAGAGATGTGGAGAGTGGCCAATGACCGAAAAATTGTCGTTTTCCTCCCGCTGGTTAAAACCAGCAAAAAATTCACTTCTATATTAAATGCTATTGGCTTCCGGGCTGCCGAAGTCAACGGTGACTCTCAAGATCGGGCAGAGATACTGGCCGATTACGATTCAGGCAAATACAACGTGCTTTGTAACAGCATGCTGCTAACAGAAGGCTGGGATTGCCCCAGCGTGGATTGCATCGTCGTGCTGCGGCCGACAAAGGTCCGCAGCTTATATAGCCAGATGGTTGGGCGAGGTACCCGGCTGTTTCCCGGCAAGACGGATCTTTTGCTGTTGGACTTCCTCTGGCATACAGAGCGGCACGAACTGTGTCACCCAGCTCACTTGATCGCGGAGAATGAGGAAGTCGCTCAGGCGATGACCAAGCAGATCGAAGAGGCAGGCATTGCTCTTGATCTGGAGACCGTGGAGAAACAGGCGACTGAGGACGTGATTGCGCAGCGCGAGGAAGCACTGGCAAAGATGCTTCATGAGATGAAGCGCCGGAAAGCGAAACTGGTGGATCCGCTTCAGTTTGAAATGAGTATACAGGCCGAGGACTTATCCAGCTATGTTCCTTCCTTCGGATGGGAAATGTCGCCGCCTTCTGAAGCACAGGTCAAGACACTGGAGAAGCTGGGTATCTTGCCGGAAGCCATCGATAATGCCGGCAAAGCCACGAAGCTACTGGAACGCCTGGATAAACGTCGTACAGAAGGACTGACCACGCCGAAGCAGATTCGATTCTTGGAGAACCGCGGCTTTGAGCATGTCGGTACCTGGTCATTCGATTCTGCGAAGCGCCTCATTGACCGGATCGCCGGCAACGGGTGGCATGTTCCAGATGACATCAATCCAAAGGAATATCGTGGGGAGTAA
- a CDS encoding AAA family ATPase: MEHKLDLVALLGHVDPVFLNYQEWVNVGMALKYEGYTASDWDEWSRRDSGRYRPGECFKKWTTFEGTGNPVTGATITQMAKDNGWLPRSANDHELDWDDEIAGGDYVVIDKNWIEGKEIHEPADWNPVQQLTTYLSALFEASEQVGYVTDTWQNEEGKFLPTKGAYDRTAGELIQALNQCGGDIGAVIGDYDTAAGAWIRFNPLDGKGVKNDNVTEFRYALVESDTMDIEKQNAVMRELELPIAVMVYSGGKSLHAIVKVDAPNYDEYRKRVDYLYTVCKKNGLSVDNQNRNPSRLSRMPGIERNGNKQFIVDTNLGKVSWAEWHEWIEGINDDLPDPENLTDTWHNMPKLAPPLIEGMLRQGHKMLMAGPSKAGKSFALIELSIAIAEGIKWLAWQCTKGKVLYVNLELDRASALHRFKDVYQALGLPPSNISNIDIWNLRGKTVPMDKLAPKLIRRAAKKNYIAVIIDPIYKVLTGDENSADQMAHFTNQFDKICTELGSGVIYCHHHSKGSQGGKKSMDRASGSGVFARDPDALIDLVELEITEALLKQEENKVICSIYQRYFERHNPVYLRDSVSQDDLLSAKQMEDHSRRAIYNTEQDAAQAEIKQALEAVRIRSAWRVEGTLREYPKFKPVNMWFQYPVHKVDEVGSLKDIDPEGEAAPPWKKATGKRKDKAGEQRRSKAEEFEDAVNNCNMGEPPTLKDLTEWFSSTGKQVAERTIRDWINKYGFMIDKNNGSVVVKKDGDDH; the protein is encoded by the coding sequence GTGGAGCATAAATTGGATTTGGTTGCCCTGCTTGGCCACGTGGACCCCGTCTTCCTAAATTACCAGGAATGGGTCAATGTCGGTATGGCACTGAAATATGAAGGATACACGGCCAGCGACTGGGACGAGTGGAGCCGGCGGGACAGCGGGCGCTACCGTCCAGGTGAGTGCTTCAAAAAGTGGACTACGTTCGAGGGTACTGGTAATCCGGTGACCGGCGCGACCATTACGCAGATGGCCAAGGACAATGGCTGGCTGCCGCGGTCTGCGAATGACCACGAACTGGACTGGGACGATGAGATTGCCGGCGGGGATTACGTGGTGATCGACAAAAACTGGATTGAAGGCAAAGAGATCCATGAACCGGCTGATTGGAATCCCGTTCAGCAGCTAACAACGTATTTGAGCGCTTTGTTTGAAGCATCTGAGCAGGTTGGCTATGTCACGGACACCTGGCAGAACGAGGAAGGAAAATTTCTTCCCACGAAGGGCGCCTATGACCGGACCGCTGGAGAGCTGATTCAAGCCCTGAATCAATGTGGCGGTGATATCGGGGCGGTCATAGGGGATTATGACACCGCAGCTGGCGCCTGGATCCGGTTCAATCCTTTGGACGGTAAAGGCGTGAAGAACGATAACGTGACCGAGTTTCGGTATGCGCTGGTCGAATCAGACACCATGGATATTGAAAAACAAAACGCCGTGATGCGGGAACTGGAGCTGCCGATCGCCGTCATGGTCTACAGCGGCGGCAAGAGCCTGCACGCTATCGTCAAGGTTGATGCACCCAACTATGACGAGTACCGTAAGCGGGTGGATTACCTGTATACGGTATGTAAGAAAAACGGCTTGTCCGTGGACAATCAGAACCGAAACCCTTCCCGGTTATCCCGCATGCCTGGTATCGAGCGAAACGGGAACAAGCAGTTCATCGTGGACACGAATCTGGGGAAAGTCTCCTGGGCCGAGTGGCATGAATGGATTGAGGGCATCAATGATGACCTGCCGGATCCAGAGAACCTGACAGATACCTGGCATAACATGCCGAAGCTAGCTCCTCCACTAATTGAAGGAATGCTACGGCAGGGCCATAAGATGCTCATGGCTGGGCCGTCAAAGGCCGGGAAGAGCTTCGCGCTGATCGAGCTGAGCATTGCCATAGCCGAGGGGATCAAATGGTTAGCCTGGCAATGTACGAAGGGCAAGGTTCTGTATGTCAATTTGGAGTTGGACCGGGCCAGCGCCTTGCATCGCTTCAAGGATGTGTATCAGGCGCTGGGGCTGCCCCCGAGCAATATCAGTAACATCGACATTTGGAACCTGCGGGGGAAGACGGTACCGATGGATAAGCTGGCTCCGAAGTTGATCCGGCGAGCTGCCAAGAAAAATTATATTGCCGTCATTATCGATCCCATTTATAAGGTTCTGACCGGTGACGAAAACAGTGCCGATCAGATGGCTCACTTCACGAATCAGTTTGACAAGATTTGTACGGAGCTAGGTTCAGGCGTTATCTACTGTCATCATCACAGCAAAGGCTCCCAGGGTGGCAAGAAGTCGATGGACCGGGCATCCGGTAGCGGCGTGTTCGCCCGGGATCCAGACGCGCTGATTGACCTGGTGGAGCTGGAGATCACCGAGGCGCTGCTGAAGCAGGAAGAGAACAAGGTTATCTGCAGCATATACCAGCGCTACTTCGAGCGGCATAACCCGGTGTACCTACGGGATTCGGTATCCCAGGACGACCTGCTCAGTGCGAAGCAGATGGAGGATCACTCCCGGCGGGCGATTTACAACACGGAGCAAGACGCCGCGCAGGCCGAGATCAAGCAGGCGTTGGAAGCTGTCCGGATCCGTTCCGCCTGGCGTGTGGAAGGGACGCTGCGCGAGTATCCGAAGTTCAAGCCGGTCAATATGTGGTTCCAGTATCCGGTCCATAAGGTGGATGAGGTCGGCAGCCTGAAGGACATCGATCCGGAGGGGGAGGCAGCACCGCCGTGGAAAAAGGCAACAGGGAAACGGAAGGACAAGGCGGGCGAGCAACGCCGGAGCAAAGCCGAAGAGTTTGAGGACGCCGTGAACAATTGCAATATGGGTGAGCCGCCTACTCTCAAGGATCTGACGGAGTGGTTCTCATCGACAGGCAAACAGGTCGCAGAGCGGACGATTCGGGACTGGATCAATAAATACGGATTTATGATCGACAAAAATAACGGCAGTGTTGTGGTCAAAAAAGACGGCGACGACCATTGA
- a CDS encoding RusA family crossover junction endodeoxyribonuclease, translated as MEVGVTMTTAFFMPMKKVPTITHQQKQDTVINDKPVFYEPDELKAARAKLMAHLGQHVPNRAYVGPVRVIVKWCFPIKGKHEDGEYKTTKPDIDNSQKLLFDCMTDLRFWKDDALVVSLVAEKFWASLPGIYIKIEEL; from the coding sequence ATGGAAGTTGGTGTTACGATGACGACTGCATTTTTTATGCCGATGAAAAAGGTTCCGACGATCACACACCAACAGAAGCAAGACACCGTGATCAATGACAAGCCGGTCTTTTATGAGCCGGATGAGCTTAAGGCTGCCCGAGCGAAGTTGATGGCACATCTGGGACAGCACGTTCCTAACCGCGCTTATGTAGGTCCGGTCCGAGTGATTGTGAAGTGGTGCTTCCCGATCAAGGGCAAGCATGAGGACGGGGAGTACAAGACAACCAAGCCTGATATTGACAACAGCCAGAAGCTTCTGTTCGACTGCATGACGGATTTGAGGTTCTGGAAGGATGATGCATTGGTTGTTAGCCTTGTGGCGGAAAAGTTCTGGGCCAGTCTACCGGGGATCTATATCAAGATTGAGGAGCTGTAA
- a CDS encoding DUF1492 domain-containing protein: MNKISRGSGSMTEQQVIEHLSSYRQKQARIQALGSYKVGSGIQISRLNEEDHLQQLHRRLRGLPSYLYLSKREQALEATAHAYLTFYPAGVKAQRNAIPDIGAYQEDDELLQELRASIAKVIDARGGCKYDLDEVLERLSELQDLQAEVKRIDELLSLLEEYKPDYAKLLRLKYIQDMDVPETCKRLAVVEKTYYRWRRRAIDEFSKLSS, from the coding sequence GTGAATAAAATATCAAGGGGGTCAGGCAGCATGACAGAGCAGCAAGTAATTGAGCATTTGAGCAGCTATCGGCAGAAGCAGGCCCGCATCCAGGCGCTGGGGTCGTACAAGGTGGGGAGCGGGATACAGATTAGCCGGCTTAACGAGGAGGATCATCTGCAGCAGCTTCACCGGCGGCTGCGCGGGCTGCCCAGTTACCTGTACCTGAGCAAACGGGAGCAGGCACTGGAAGCGACAGCACACGCATACCTGACATTCTACCCGGCGGGCGTTAAGGCCCAGAGGAATGCGATCCCGGACATTGGAGCCTATCAAGAGGACGACGAGCTGCTACAGGAGCTGAGGGCCAGCATTGCCAAGGTGATTGATGCCCGAGGCGGATGCAAATATGATCTGGACGAGGTGCTTGAGCGGCTGAGCGAGCTTCAGGATTTGCAGGCGGAGGTCAAGCGGATTGATGAGTTGCTTTCTCTGCTGGAGGAGTACAAGCCGGACTACGCTAAACTGCTTCGCCTGAAGTATATTCAGGATATGGATGTTCCGGAAACCTGCAAGCGGTTGGCTGTGGTCGAGAAGACATATTACCGCTGGAGAAGACGGGCGATAGATGAATTTTCAAAGTTGTCCAGTTAA
- a CDS encoding terminase small subunit, giving the protein MALTARHKLFVKEYLVDLNAKQAAIRAGYSAKTAEQQASRLLSNVKVQEAIRAAQDKRAAKVEITAEMVMQRWWDIATANPNDLIHTRRLACRYCHGIEHQYQWLDEAEYAQAVKLALDHAEAEAKKQDRPIDAVLPSEDGGYGYDRLADPHPECPKCRGEGHLDLHIEDTRKLQGGAKFLYAGIKENKNGIEVVMHDQMKALENVARHLGMFKDKLELSGDLTVKKLEDLM; this is encoded by the coding sequence ATGGCACTGACGGCCAGACACAAATTGTTTGTGAAAGAATACCTGGTCGATCTGAACGCCAAGCAGGCAGCGATCAGAGCCGGGTACAGCGCTAAGACGGCAGAACAGCAAGCTAGTCGTTTGTTAAGTAATGTTAAGGTGCAGGAAGCCATCAGAGCAGCACAGGACAAGCGTGCAGCCAAGGTCGAGATCACGGCCGAGATGGTCATGCAGCGCTGGTGGGACATCGCCACAGCTAACCCTAATGACCTGATCCACACGCGCCGCCTGGCCTGCCGATACTGTCATGGCATCGAGCACCAGTATCAATGGCTGGATGAGGCAGAGTACGCCCAGGCAGTCAAGCTGGCCCTGGATCACGCAGAGGCCGAAGCGAAGAAGCAGGACCGGCCCATTGATGCCGTGCTGCCGTCGGAGGACGGGGGTTACGGCTATGACCGGCTGGCTGACCCTCATCCCGAGTGTCCCAAGTGTCGCGGCGAAGGTCACCTGGACCTGCATATCGAGGATACCCGCAAGCTCCAGGGCGGTGCCAAGTTCCTGTACGCCGGTATCAAGGAGAACAAGAACGGTATCGAGGTGGTCATGCATGACCAGATGAAGGCGCTGGAGAATGTGGCCCGGCACCTGGGTATGTTCAAGGATAAGCTGGAGCTTAGCGGTGATTTAACGGTGAAAAAGCTGGAAGATTTGATGTGA
- a CDS encoding N4-gp56 family major capsid protein — translation MATNVQSYNNTAGTNQLSAENATFYQTAMLDRLLPELVYMKYGEPKNIPKRHGATAQWRRLNSLAVSTTAVTEGVTPDGVDLVITAVTATVQMYGNWTKISDFLDLTGLDPLLTETSELMGENAGESIDTIVRDVIYAGTNVQYANSKASRVTVASTDKITALEILKARRTLRRSKVKQVNIPGRGKGWLAFIHTDVAMDLMQTDEWKKANVENGTKNFEDGIIGKLYGIYFIEVDNGVKYTGAGASSADVYATLFVGRGAYGVPDIEGSSKPDIIVKGAGSAGTADPLEQFNTVAWKAILAALRINELCLVRLESAASV, via the coding sequence ATGGCTACAAACGTACAGTCCTATAACAATACAGCAGGTACAAATCAGCTTTCAGCGGAAAATGCAACATTCTACCAGACGGCCATGCTGGACCGCCTGCTGCCGGAATTGGTATACATGAAATATGGTGAACCGAAGAACATCCCTAAGCGTCACGGGGCTACCGCTCAATGGAGACGCCTGAACAGCTTGGCTGTGTCCACTACAGCTGTGACTGAAGGCGTGACACCTGATGGGGTCGACCTGGTAATCACGGCCGTAACAGCTACGGTGCAGATGTACGGTAACTGGACCAAGATTTCTGATTTCTTGGATCTGACCGGGCTGGACCCGCTCTTGACCGAAACGTCCGAGCTTATGGGTGAAAACGCCGGTGAGTCGATTGATACTATCGTCCGTGATGTGATCTATGCCGGTACCAACGTCCAGTATGCCAATAGTAAGGCATCCCGTGTGACCGTAGCATCTACAGACAAGATCACGGCGCTGGAGATTCTTAAGGCTCGCCGGACACTCAGACGCAGCAAGGTTAAGCAAGTCAACATCCCTGGACGCGGTAAAGGCTGGTTGGCGTTCATCCACACGGATGTAGCTATGGACCTGATGCAGACGGACGAGTGGAAGAAAGCCAATGTCGAGAATGGAACGAAGAACTTCGAGGATGGTATCATCGGCAAGCTCTATGGTATCTACTTCATTGAAGTGGATAACGGTGTGAAGTATACCGGTGCAGGTGCATCTTCGGCTGACGTATACGCTACCCTGTTTGTCGGCCGTGGCGCTTATGGGGTGCCGGATATTGAGGGCAGTTCCAAGCCGGATATCATCGTTAAGGGTGCGGGCTCCGCAGGTACAGCCGATCCGCTGGAACAGTTCAACACTGTGGCCTGGAAAGCTATTTTGGCGGCTTTGCGAATCAACGAGCTTTGCCTGGTCCGTCTGGAGTCTGCTGCAAGCGTGTAA
- a CDS encoding transglycosylase SLT domain-containing protein, with amino-acid sequence MSQSLKAAGKPMEWQQPLEELVARESSFNPNAKNPTSTAAGLYQFLNGTRKNYGGNSVDWSDPYQQASKGLQYVIDRYGDPYKALKFWDKNKWY; translated from the coding sequence ATATCGCAGTCTTTAAAAGCGGCAGGCAAGCCGATGGAATGGCAACAGCCTCTTGAAGAACTCGTGGCCCGAGAGAGTAGTTTCAATCCAAATGCCAAGAATCCAACATCGACAGCAGCGGGGCTATACCAATTTTTAAATGGCACCCGTAAAAACTATGGAGGGAATAGCGTAGATTGGTCTGATCCCTATCAACAAGCCAGCAAGGGGCTTCAATATGTGATAGACCGTTACGGAGATCCATATAAGGCGTTGAAATTCTGGGATAAAAATAAGTGGTATTGA